One genomic segment of Lysobacter sp. 5GHs7-4 includes these proteins:
- the dnaK gene encoding molecular chaperone DnaK: protein MGKIIGIDLGTTNSCVAIMEGGNVKVIENAEGDRTTPSIVAFTKDGEVLVGASAKRQAVTNPKNTFYAVKRLIGRKFTDAEVQKDLDLVPYGIAAHDNGDAWVSTADGKKMAPQQISAEVLSKMKKTAEAYLGETVTEAVITVPAYFNDSQRQATKDAGKIAGLEVKRIINEPTAAALAYGMDKKGGDRKVAVYDLGGGTFDVSIIEIASVDGEMQVEVLATNGDTFLGGEDFDKRVIDYLVEEFLKDQGIDLRKDPLALQRLKDAAERAKIELSSAQQTEVNLPYVTADASGPKHLNIKLTRAKLESLVEDLVKKTIEPCRIALNDAGLRAGDISEVILVGGQTRMPKVGQAVAEFFGKEPRKDVNPDEAVAIGAAIQGGVLAGDVKDVLLLDVTPLSLGIETLGGVFTKIIEKNTTIPTKASQTFSTAEDNQSAVTVHVLQGEREQARFNKSLARFDLSGIEPSPRGMPQVEVSFDIDANGILHVSAKDKKTGKEQKVEIKAGSGLSEDEIAKMVADAEANREEDQKFHDLVQARNQADGLIHMARSTIKEHGEKLPGDAIGRTESAIAELETAMKGDDKGQIEAKSKALEEAAQALFAAVQAQQPGADAGGNAGAKSDDVVDAEFTEVKDDQKP from the coding sequence ATGGGCAAGATCATCGGTATCGACCTGGGCACGACGAATTCGTGCGTGGCGATCATGGAAGGCGGCAACGTCAAGGTCATCGAGAACGCGGAAGGCGATCGCACCACGCCGTCCATCGTCGCCTTCACCAAGGACGGCGAAGTCCTGGTCGGCGCCTCGGCCAAGCGTCAGGCGGTCACCAATCCCAAGAACACCTTCTACGCGGTGAAGCGCCTGATCGGCCGCAAGTTCACCGACGCCGAAGTGCAGAAGGATCTGGACCTGGTGCCCTACGGCATCGCCGCGCACGACAACGGCGACGCCTGGGTGTCGACCGCCGACGGCAAGAAGATGGCGCCGCAGCAGATCTCGGCCGAAGTGCTGAGCAAGATGAAGAAGACCGCCGAGGCCTACCTGGGCGAGACCGTCACCGAGGCGGTCATCACCGTGCCGGCCTACTTCAACGACAGCCAGCGCCAGGCCACCAAGGACGCGGGCAAGATCGCCGGCCTGGAAGTCAAGCGCATCATCAACGAGCCGACCGCGGCCGCGCTGGCCTACGGCATGGACAAGAAGGGCGGCGACCGCAAGGTCGCGGTCTACGACCTGGGCGGCGGCACCTTCGACGTGTCGATCATCGAGATCGCCTCGGTCGACGGCGAAATGCAGGTCGAGGTGCTGGCCACCAACGGCGACACCTTCCTGGGCGGCGAAGACTTCGACAAGCGCGTGATCGACTACTTGGTCGAGGAATTCCTCAAGGACCAGGGCATCGACCTGCGCAAGGATCCGTTGGCTCTGCAGCGCCTGAAGGACGCCGCCGAGCGCGCCAAGATCGAGCTGTCCAGCGCCCAGCAGACCGAAGTGAATCTGCCGTACGTGACCGCCGACGCTTCGGGTCCGAAGCACCTCAACATCAAGCTGACCCGCGCCAAGCTGGAATCGCTGGTCGAGGACCTGGTCAAGAAGACCATCGAGCCCTGCCGCATCGCGCTCAACGACGCCGGCCTGCGCGCGGGCGACATCTCCGAGGTGATCCTGGTCGGCGGTCAGACCCGCATGCCCAAGGTCGGCCAGGCCGTGGCCGAGTTCTTCGGCAAGGAGCCGCGCAAGGACGTCAACCCGGACGAGGCCGTGGCCATCGGCGCGGCGATCCAGGGCGGCGTGCTGGCCGGCGACGTCAAGGACGTGCTGCTGCTTGACGTGACCCCGCTGAGCCTGGGCATCGAGACCCTGGGCGGCGTGTTCACCAAGATCATCGAGAAGAACACCACCATCCCGACCAAGGCCTCGCAGACCTTCTCCACCGCCGAGGACAACCAGTCGGCCGTGACCGTGCACGTGCTGCAGGGCGAGCGCGAGCAGGCCCGTTTCAACAAGTCGCTGGCGCGCTTCGACCTGTCGGGCATCGAGCCTTCGCCGCGCGGCATGCCGCAGGTCGAGGTTTCGTTCGACATCGACGCCAACGGCATCCTGCACGTGTCGGCCAAGGACAAGAAGACCGGCAAGGAACAGAAGGTCGAGATCAAGGCCGGTTCGGGCCTGTCCGAGGACGAGATCGCCAAGATGGTCGCCGACGCCGAGGCCAACCGCGAGGAGGACCAGAAGTTCCACGACCTGGTCCAGGCCCGCAACCAGGCTGACGGCCTGATCCACATGGCGCGCAGCACGATCAAGGAACACGGTGAAAAGCTGCCGGGCGACGCGATCGGCCGTACCGAAAGCGCGATCGCCGAGCTCGAAACCGCGATGAAGGGCGACGACAAGGGTCAGATCGAGGCCAAGTCCAAGGCGCTGGAAGAGGCCGCGCAGGCGCTGTTCGCCGCGGTCCAGGCCCAGCAGCCGGGCGCGGACGCGGGCGGCAACGCCGGCGCCAAGTCCGACGACGTGGTCGATGCCGAGTTCACCGAGGTCAAGGACGATCAGAAGCCGTGA
- the grpE gene encoding nucleotide exchange factor GrpE, translating into MNQHDPNSELPLDAQDPAAAAAPNEAETLRAELAQVREDALRERAELDNQRKRLARDIDLARKFANERLLGELLPVIDSLEAGLAAAGADANALREGMELTLRQLLKVAADNGLVAVDPTGQPFNPEHHQAMSMVPAAGVAPNHVVQVYQKGWLLNERLLRPALVVVAQDA; encoded by the coding sequence ATGAACCAGCACGACCCGAATTCCGAACTCCCCCTCGACGCGCAGGACCCGGCCGCGGCCGCCGCGCCGAACGAGGCCGAGACCCTGCGCGCCGAACTGGCCCAGGTCCGCGAAGACGCGCTGCGCGAGCGCGCCGAACTGGACAACCAGCGCAAGCGTCTGGCGCGCGACATCGACCTGGCGCGCAAGTTCGCCAACGAGCGCCTGCTCGGCGAGCTGCTGCCGGTGATCGACAGCCTGGAAGCCGGCCTGGCCGCGGCCGGCGCCGACGCCAACGCGCTGCGCGAAGGCATGGAACTGACCCTGCGCCAGCTGCTGAAGGTGGCCGCCGACAACGGCCTGGTCGCGGTCGACCCGACCGGCCAGCCATTCAATCCCGAACACCACCAGGCCATGAGCATGGTGCCGGCCGCGGGCGTCGCCCCGAATCACGTGGTCCAGGTCTACCAGAAGGGCTGGCTGCTCAACGAACGCCTGCTGCGCCCGGCCCTGGTCGTGGTGGCCCAGGACGCCTGA